A window of the Tripterygium wilfordii isolate XIE 37 chromosome 12, ASM1340144v1, whole genome shotgun sequence genome harbors these coding sequences:
- the LOC120011244 gene encoding squalene monooxygenase SE1-like, which yields MVDQYVLGWILASVFGLFTWYLVVLKRKNDEKRAILEARREGMKSLNTTNGECRSSQGDGDDVDVIIVGAGVAGAALAHTLGKDGRRVRVIERDLTEPDRIVGELLQPGGYLKLIELGLEDCVEEIDSQRVFGYALFKDGKNTRLSYPLEKFHSDVSGRSFHNGRFIQRMRQKAALLPNVRLEQGTVTSLLEANGIIRGVQYKTKSGEELKAYAPLTIVCDGCFSNLRRSLCKPKVDVPSCFVGLVLENCNLPYANHGHVILGDPSPILCYPISSTEVRCLVDVPGQKVPSISNGDMAKYLKTVVAPQLPPEIHDSFVAAVDKGNLRTMPNRSMPASPYPTPGALLMGDAFNMRHPLTGGGMTVALSDIVVLRNLLRPLHDLNDAPTLCKYLESFYTLRKPVASTINTLAGALYKVFCASPDEARKEMREACFDYLSLGGVFSAGPVSLLSGLNPRPLSLVCHFFAVAVFGVGRLLLPFPSPNRIWIGARVISSASGIIFPIIKAEGVRQMFFPATVPAYYRAPPTK from the exons ATGGTGGATCAGTACGTCCTCGGCTGGATCCTGGCCTCTGTGTTCGGCCTCTTCACTTGGTACCTTGTGGTGTTGAAGCGAAAGAATGACGAGAAGAGAGCGATCTTGGAGGCGAGAAGAGAGGGCATGAAGAGCCTCAACACGACAAACGGAGAATGCAGATCTAGTCAAGGCGATGGCGACGACGTCGACGTCATCATTGTAGGAGCCGGCGTCGCCGGCGCCGCTCTTGCTCACACTCTCGGCAAG GATGGACGTAGAGTACGTGTAATTGAAAGAGATTTGACAGAGCCTGACCGCATAGTTGGTGAATTGCTACAACCTGGGGGCTACCTCAAATTGATTGAGTTGGGACTTGAAG ATTGTGTTGAAGAAATTGATTCTCAGCGAGTGTTTGGCTATGCCTTGTTTAAGGATGGGAAAAATACTCGACTTTCCTATCCCTTGGAAAAGTTTCACTCAGATGTCTCAGGGAGGAGTTTTCACAATGGACGTTTCATACAGAGGATGCGACAGAAGGCTGCATTGCTTCCCAA TGTACGATTGGAGCAAGGAACTGTTACTTCTCTACTAGAAGCAAACGGGATAATTAGGGGTGTGCAGTACAAAACTAAAAGCGGCGAGGAACTTAAAGCCTATGCTCCTCTGACCATTGTTTGTGATGGCTGTTTCTCAAACCTGCGTCGCTCCCTCTGCAAACCAAAG GTTGATGTACCTTCTTGTTTTGTTGGTTTGGTTCTAGAGAATTGCAACCTTCCATATGCAAATCATGGACATGTTATCCTTGGAGATCCTTCCCCTATTTTGTGTTATCCTATCAGTAGTACTGAGGTTCGCTGTCTTGTTGATGTACCTGGTCAGAAGGTTCCCTCTATCTCGAACGGCGATATGGCAAAGTATTTGAAGACTGTGGTGGCTCCACAG CTTCCTCCAGAAATTCATGATTCCTTTGTGGCTGCTGTTGATAAGGGAAACCTTAGAACAATGCCAAACAGAAGCATGCCAGCTTCTCCCTATCCTACTCCTGGAGCTTTGTTGATGGGGGACGCATTCAACATGCGCCATCCTCTAACGGGGGGAGGAATGACCGTGGCACTCTCTGATATTGTCGTGCTGCGGAATCTTCTGAGACCTTTGCATGATTTGAATGATGCACCTACCCTTTGCAAATATCTTGAATCCTTCTACACATTGCGTAAG CCCGTGGCATCCACAATCAACACACTGGCAGGTGCTTTGTACAAGGTGTTTTGTGCCTCGCCTGATGaagcaagaaaagaaatgcGCGAGGCTTGCTTTGATTATCTGAGTCTTGGAGGGGTTTTCTCAGCAGGACCTGTCTCTTTGCTGTCGGGTTTAAACCCACGCCCCTTAAGTTTAGTTTGCCACTTCTTTGCTGTTGCAGTTTTCGGTGTTGGTCGTTTACTATTGCCATTCCCTTCACCTAACCGAATCTGGATTGGAGCTAGAGTGATCTCG AGTGCATCAGGAATCATCTTCCCCATTATTAAGGCTGAAGGAGTACGGCAAATGTTCTTTCCAGCAACGGTTCCAGCATACTACAGAGCTCCTCCCACCAAGTGA